From one Labeo rohita strain BAU-BD-2019 chromosome 8, IGBB_LRoh.1.0, whole genome shotgun sequence genomic stretch:
- the b2ml gene encoding beta-2-microglobulin, like: MLKVVVAALVLLSASCLAKNVTDPKVQVYSRNPGEYGKPNVLICYVSGFHPPDITIELLKNGQEIPGSHQTDLAFEQGWQFHLTKFVDFNPQVGEVYTCRVRHMTNTKSYTWEPDM, translated from the exons ATGCTGAAAGTTGTTGTAGCCGCACTGGTGCTTCTAAGCGCCAGCTGTCTTGCCAAAAATGTAA CGGACCCCAAAGTGCAGGTGTACAGCCGTAACCCTGGAGAGTATGGGAAACCAAACGTGCTGATCTGCTATGTCAGTGGCTTCCACCCCCCAGACATCACCATTGAGCTCCTGAAGAACGGGCAGGAGATCCCAGGCAGCCACCAGACCGATCTGGCGTTCGAGCAGGGCTGGCAGTTCCACCTGACAAAGTTTGTCGATTTCAACCCCCAGGTTGGAGAGGTGTACACCTGCAGAGTCCGTCATATGACCAACACAAAGTCCTACACATGGG AACCTGACATGTGA
- the ubl4a gene encoding ubiquitin-like protein 4A: MILTVKPLQGKECNVQVTENEKVSTVKELVSERLNIPPSQQRLLYKGKALADEHRLSDYSIGPEAKLNLVVRPAGERSGGGAVGTSSSSNDKAGSGVWQLLSTVLAKHFSPADAAKVQEQLIKDYERSLRQLSLDDIERMASRLLHPETEGMDTSYMD; this comes from the exons atGATTCTCACAGTAAAGCCGCTTCAAGGGAAAGAGTGTAATGTTCAG gtgacagaaaatgaaaaggtaTCAACAGTAAAAGAGTTGGTATCAGAGCGTTTAAACATCCCTCCCAGTCAGCAGAGACTGCTGTATAAAGGAAAAGCACTTGCAG ATGAACACAGGTTGAGCGATTACTCCATCGGGCCGGAGGCCAAACTGAATCTAGTGGTGCGCCCGGCAGGTGAGAGGAGCGGCGGCGGCGCGGTGGGAACCAGCAGTAGTAGTAAtgataaagcaggcagtggtGTGTGGCAGTTACTCTCAACTGTCCTGGCCAAACATTTCAGCCCAGCCGACGCAGCAAAAGTCCAGGAGCAACTTATTAAG GATTATGAACGCTCCCTCAGACAGCTAAGTCTGGATGACATTGAGCGTATGGCTAGCCGTCTGCTGCATCCGGAGACAGAGGGCATGGATACCTCATACATGGACTAA